A single window of Enterobacteriaceae bacterium ESL0689 DNA harbors:
- the queA gene encoding tRNA preQ1(34) S-adenosylmethionine ribosyltransferase-isomerase QueA: MRVSDFSFQLPESLIARYPVPERSHCRLLSLDGPTGALAHNTFTDLIDKLNPGDLLVFNNTRVIPARLFGRKASGGRIEVLVERVLDDKRVLAHIRASKAPKPASELLLGEEGNVKATMVARHGALFEVAFNDPRTVLEILNAIGHMPLPPYIDRPDEAADRELYQTVYSSRPGAVAAPTAGLHFDDLLLTQLRDKGIEMAFVTLHVGAGTFQPVRVETLEDHVMHAEYTEVPEEVVTAVKAAKARGNRVVAVGTTSVRSLESAAQAAKADLIAPFCGETQIFIYPGYQYRVVDALVTNFHLPESTLIMLVSAFAGYQHTMNAYQVAVEHKYRFFSYGDAMFITYNPQAVFERVAASARDARF, from the coding sequence ATGCGCGTGAGCGATTTTTCCTTTCAATTACCTGAATCTCTGATTGCGCGCTATCCTGTGCCTGAGCGCAGTCATTGCCGTTTGCTATCGTTAGATGGGCCGACAGGGGCGCTGGCGCATAATACTTTTACCGATCTTATCGATAAGCTCAACCCCGGTGATCTGCTGGTGTTTAATAATACCCGGGTGATCCCGGCGCGCCTGTTTGGTCGCAAAGCCAGTGGTGGCAGGATTGAGGTGCTGGTGGAGCGTGTGCTGGACGATAAACGGGTTCTGGCACATATTCGCGCCTCTAAAGCCCCCAAACCAGCCAGCGAACTGCTGCTGGGGGAGGAGGGAAACGTCAAGGCAACGATGGTGGCACGTCATGGTGCGCTGTTTGAAGTCGCGTTTAACGACCCACGGACGGTGCTGGAGATCCTTAATGCTATCGGTCATATGCCACTGCCACCTTATATTGACCGCCCGGATGAAGCGGCCGATCGTGAGTTATATCAGACCGTCTACAGTAGCCGCCCCGGCGCGGTGGCGGCACCCACCGCCGGACTCCATTTTGATGATCTGCTGCTGACGCAATTGCGTGATAAAGGTATCGAAATGGCATTCGTGACACTGCATGTGGGCGCCGGAACTTTCCAGCCTGTGCGCGTTGAGACCCTTGAGGATCACGTGATGCACGCTGAATATACTGAAGTGCCCGAGGAGGTGGTGACGGCAGTGAAGGCGGCGAAAGCCCGTGGTAATCGTGTGGTGGCGGTCGGCACTACCTCGGTACGTTCGCTGGAGAGCGCGGCACAGGCCGCAAAAGCCGATCTGATTGCGCCATTTTGCGGCGAGACACAAATTTTTATCTATCCGGGTTATCAATACCGGGTGGTGGATGCGCTGGTGACCAATTTTCATCTGCCGGAATCGACACTGATTATGCTGGTTTCGGCGTTTGCTGGCTATCAACACACCATGAATGCCTATCAGGTGGCGGTAGAGCACAAATATCGTTTTTTTAGTTACGGCGATGCGATGTTTATCACGTACAATCCGCAAGCCGTTTTTGAACGTGTCGCGGCGTCCGCCCGCGATGCGCGTTTTTAA
- the secD gene encoding protein translocase subunit SecD, whose amino-acid sequence MLNRYPLWKYIMLVVVLIIGLLYALPNLYGEDPAVQITGVRGSAASEETLIQVQKILQEEKITSKSVALEEGAVLARFDTTDIQLRAREALMTILGDKYVVALNLAPATPRWLAAIHAEPMKLGLDLRGGVHFLMEVDMETALSKLQEQNIDNLRSELREKGIPYSSARKEDNFALSMTFRDSNARDQAVSWLSSRHQDLVISSQGNQALKAVMSDERLREAREYAVQQNISILRNRVNQLGVAEPLVQRQGADRIVVELPGIQDTARAKEILGATATLEFRLVNTNIDPAAVSMGRIPGDSEVKYTREGQPVVLYKRVILTGDHITDSTSGMDEFNRPQVNISLDNAGGNIMSSFTKDNIGKPMATLFVEYKDSGKKEASGRVILMKQEEVINIADIKARLGNSFRITRISNANEARQLALLLRAGALIAPIQIVEERTIGPTLGMQNIKQGLEACLAGLVVSILFMIFFYKKFGLIATTALVANLILIVGVMSLLPGATLSMPGIAGIVLTLAVAVDANVLINERIKEELSNGRSIQQAIDEGYRGAFSSIFDANITTLIKVVILYAVGTGAIKGFAITTGIGVATSMFTAIVGTRAIVNLLYGGKRIKKLSI is encoded by the coding sequence GTGTTAAACCGTTATCCTTTGTGGAAGTATATCATGCTGGTGGTGGTGCTTATCATCGGTCTGTTATATGCACTTCCCAACCTGTATGGTGAGGATCCCGCTGTTCAAATCACCGGCGTGCGCGGCAGCGCCGCCAGTGAGGAAACGCTGATCCAGGTTCAGAAAATATTACAGGAAGAAAAAATAACTTCGAAGTCAGTGGCCCTGGAAGAGGGCGCTGTCCTTGCGCGTTTTGATACCACCGATATTCAGTTACGGGCGCGTGAAGCGTTGATGACGATATTGGGGGATAAATATGTTGTCGCGCTCAACCTCGCGCCGGCAACACCGCGCTGGTTAGCGGCGATCCACGCTGAACCTATGAAGTTAGGGCTTGATTTACGTGGTGGCGTTCACTTTCTGATGGAAGTGGATATGGAAACCGCGCTGAGTAAATTGCAGGAGCAAAATATCGATAATCTGCGTAGTGAGTTGCGGGAAAAAGGTATCCCGTACTCCTCGGCGCGTAAAGAAGATAATTTTGCTTTGAGTATGACCTTTCGTGACAGCAACGCCCGTGATCAGGCTGTCTCCTGGCTGAGTTCCCGTCATCAGGATCTGGTGATTTCCAGTCAGGGAAATCAGGCGCTGAAAGCGGTGATGAGCGATGAACGGCTGAGAGAAGCGCGCGAATACGCCGTTCAGCAAAACATTAGTATCTTGCGTAATCGTGTTAACCAACTGGGTGTCGCCGAGCCACTGGTGCAGCGTCAGGGTGCGGATCGGATCGTGGTTGAATTACCCGGTATTCAGGATACGGCGCGGGCAAAAGAGATCCTCGGTGCGACAGCGACGCTGGAATTCCGTCTGGTCAATACTAACATTGATCCGGCAGCGGTCAGTATGGGGCGCATCCCCGGCGATTCGGAAGTGAAATATACCCGTGAAGGCCAGCCTGTGGTGCTGTATAAGCGGGTGATCCTGACCGGTGACCATATCACTGATTCGACCTCCGGTATGGATGAATTTAATCGGCCGCAAGTGAATATTTCACTGGATAATGCGGGTGGTAACATCATGTCCAGCTTTACTAAAGACAATATTGGTAAACCGATGGCGACGCTTTTTGTCGAATATAAGGACAGCGGCAAAAAAGAGGCCAGTGGTCGTGTGATCCTGATGAAACAGGAAGAAGTGATCAACATCGCTGATATTAAGGCGCGTCTTGGTAACAGTTTCCGCATTACCAGGATCAGTAATGCGAATGAAGCACGACAGCTGGCCTTATTACTCCGCGCTGGCGCGTTGATCGCACCGATCCAGATTGTCGAGGAACGCACTATCGGGCCGACACTGGGGATGCAGAATATTAAGCAGGGTCTCGAAGCATGTCTTGCCGGACTGGTGGTTTCTATTCTGTTCATGATCTTCTTCTATAAGAAATTCGGACTGATTGCCACGACTGCGCTGGTGGCCAACCTGATACTGATTGTCGGGGTGATGTCTCTGTTGCCGGGTGCCACACTCAGCATGCCAGGAATCGCAGGTATTGTATTAACCCTTGCAGTAGCCGTAGATGCTAACGTGCTGATCAATGAGCGTATCAAAGAAGAACTGAGCAATGGCCGATCGATTCAGCAGGCGATTGATGAAGGTTACCGGGGCGCTTTTAGCTCTATCTTCGATGCGAACATAACCACGTTGATTAAAGTGGTCATTCTGTATGCGGTGGGTACAGGGGCGATCAAAGGATTTGCAATTACGACCGGTATTGGTGTGGCAACATCAATGTTTACCGCTATCGTTGGTACACGCGCCATTGTGAACCTGCTATACGGTGGCAAGCGGATTAAAAAGCTGTCTATCTGA
- the brnQ gene encoding branched-chain amino acid transport system II carrier protein produces the protein MNHQLKFRDIMALGFMTFALFVGAGNIIIPPMVGIQAGEHVWLAAIGFLITAVGLPVLTVIALAKAGGGFESLSSPIGKTAGLLLAVVCYLIVGPLFAIPRTATVSFEVGIAPLTGSDGTMPLMIYSIIYFALAVLVALYPGKLLDTVGNFLAPLKIIALSLLSVAVIIWPAGPLSHALEAYRSAPFTRGVVDGYLTMDTLGAMVFGIVIVNAIRSRGVNDRLLLTRYTILAGMMAGVGLTLLYLALFRLGSDSASLVAQSANGAAILHAYVQHTFGGAGSAMLAALIFIACLVTAVGLTCACAEFFSQYLPLSYRTLVFFIGFFSMMIANLGLTLLIEISIPVLITIYPPCIVLVLLSFTRQWWRNPRHVITPAVFISLLFGMIDGIKSSVVEWILPAWTAQLPLAEHKMVWVVPAVVMLIVAIIWDRIVACQMISRPR, from the coding sequence ATGAATCATCAGTTAAAATTTCGCGATATTATGGCATTGGGCTTTATGACCTTTGCGTTATTTGTGGGTGCTGGCAATATTATTATCCCACCGATGGTGGGGATACAGGCGGGAGAGCATGTCTGGCTCGCCGCGATCGGTTTTCTGATAACCGCGGTGGGTTTGCCGGTTCTGACTGTGATCGCACTGGCGAAGGCGGGGGGCGGATTTGAAAGTCTGAGTTCGCCGATCGGCAAAACGGCGGGTCTTCTGCTTGCGGTGGTGTGTTATCTGATCGTCGGCCCGCTTTTTGCCATCCCGAGAACGGCGACCGTCTCTTTTGAGGTAGGTATTGCGCCATTAACCGGTAGCGATGGGACGATGCCACTGATGATTTACAGTATCATCTATTTCGCACTGGCGGTACTGGTCGCGCTGTATCCCGGTAAATTATTAGATACGGTAGGTAATTTTCTGGCCCCGCTGAAAATTATCGCACTGTCCTTACTCTCTGTTGCCGTTATTATCTGGCCTGCTGGCCCGCTTAGCCATGCGCTGGAGGCTTATCGTAGCGCCCCCTTTACCCGTGGTGTGGTCGATGGTTATCTGACCATGGATACCCTCGGGGCGATGGTTTTCGGCATTGTTATTGTTAACGCTATCCGTTCCCGAGGGGTGAATGATCGCCTTCTGTTAACCCGCTATACCATCCTCGCGGGTATGATGGCGGGGGTCGGTTTGACCTTGCTTTACCTGGCACTTTTTCGTCTCGGATCAGACAGCGCCAGTTTAGTGGCGCAATCGGCCAACGGTGCCGCTATTTTACATGCTTATGTACAGCACACCTTTGGCGGGGCGGGTAGCGCGATGCTGGCGGCGCTGATTTTCATCGCCTGTCTGGTGACCGCTGTCGGATTGACTTGCGCCTGTGCTGAATTTTTCTCTCAATATCTGCCTCTCTCTTATCGTACACTGGTGTTTTTTATTGGCTTTTTCTCAATGATGATCGCCAATCTGGGGCTCACTCTTTTGATTGAGATATCCATTCCGGTGCTGATCACCATTTATCCGCCCTGTATCGTGTTGGTATTATTAAGTTTTACCCGTCAATGGTGGCGTAATCCCCGCCATGTGATTACGCCTGCGGTGTTTATTAGCCTGCTATTTGGTATGATTGATGGCATTAAATCGTCGGTTGTCGAGTGGATATTGCCTGCATGGACGGCACAATTGCCGCTGGCAGAGCATAAGATGGTCTGGGTCGTACCGGCGGTAGTGATGCTTATTGTAGCGATCATCTGGGATCGTATTGTTGCATGCCAGATGATCTCCCGCCCACGTTAA
- the proY gene encoding proline-specific permease ProY: MKGGNVLKRGLNARHIRFMALGSAIGTGLFYGSADAIKMAGPSVLLAYMIGGVVAYIIMRALGEMSVQNPAASSFSRYAQDYLGPLAGYITGWTYCFEILIVAIADVTAFGIYMGVWFPTVPHWIWVLSVVLLICMINLMSVKVFGELEFWFSFFKVATIIIMIVAGLGMIFWGIGNGGQPTGIDNLWRHGGFFSHGWLGMVMSLQMVMFAYGGIEIIGITAGEAKDPQKSIPQAINSVPLRILIFYVGTLFVIMSLYPWDQVGTNGSPFVLTFQHLGITFAASILNFVVLTASLSAINSDVFGVGRMLHGMAEQGNAPKIFAKTSHHGIPWVTVVVMTVALLLAVYLNYVMPENVFLVIASLATFATVWVWIMILLSQVAFRRRLSADEIKALHFKVPGGVATTLLGLVFLVFIIVLIGYHPDTRISLYAGLIWIVLLLVGWQLKTRRHRSPSGRG; the protein is encoded by the coding sequence ATGAAAGGTGGTAACGTACTGAAGCGCGGGCTAAACGCCCGGCATATTCGTTTTATGGCGCTGGGCTCGGCTATTGGAACCGGCCTGTTTTATGGATCGGCCGATGCGATTAAGATGGCAGGCCCCAGTGTCCTGCTGGCTTATATGATCGGCGGCGTTGTCGCCTATATTATCATGCGCGCCCTCGGCGAGATGTCAGTACAGAATCCGGCCGCCAGTTCGTTTTCTCGTTATGCACAGGATTACCTTGGCCCGCTGGCAGGTTATATTACTGGCTGGACATACTGTTTTGAAATTTTGATTGTTGCTATCGCCGATGTTACCGCCTTTGGGATCTATATGGGAGTCTGGTTCCCGACCGTACCTCACTGGATTTGGGTACTCAGTGTGGTGCTGCTCATCTGTATGATTAATCTGATGAGTGTGAAGGTTTTTGGCGAGCTGGAATTCTGGTTCTCATTTTTTAAAGTTGCCACGATTATCATCATGATCGTCGCCGGGCTGGGGATGATCTTCTGGGGTATCGGTAACGGGGGACAGCCTACCGGTATTGATAATCTGTGGCGTCATGGTGGTTTTTTCAGTCATGGCTGGCTGGGAATGGTGATGTCATTACAGATGGTGATGTTCGCTTACGGTGGCATCGAAATTATTGGCATCACCGCCGGTGAGGCGAAAGATCCGCAAAAATCGATCCCGCAGGCGATTAATTCGGTTCCGCTGAGGATACTGATTTTTTATGTTGGTACGCTGTTCGTTATCATGTCACTTTATCCGTGGGATCAGGTGGGTACCAACGGCAGTCCATTTGTCCTGACTTTTCAACATCTGGGGATTACCTTTGCCGCCAGTATTCTGAATTTCGTCGTGCTTACCGCTTCGCTTTCCGCCATCAACAGTGATGTCTTCGGGGTAGGCCGTATGCTGCATGGGATGGCTGAACAGGGCAACGCGCCGAAAATTTTTGCTAAAACCTCGCATCATGGTATTCCGTGGGTAACGGTGGTCGTGATGACCGTTGCGCTATTGCTGGCGGTCTATCTGAACTACGTGATGCCGGAAAATGTTTTTCTGGTGATTGCTTCACTGGCGACATTTGCGACCGTCTGGGTATGGATCATGATCCTGTTGTCGCAAGTCGCTTTTCGTCGCCGTTTATCCGCTGACGAGATCAAGGCGTTGCACTTCAAAGTGCCGGGAGGCGTGGCGACCACGCTGCTGGGGCTGGTGTTTCTCGTCTTTATTATCGTATTGATTGGCTACCATCCTGATACCCGTATTTCGCTGTATGCTGGCTTGATATGGATTGTGTTATTGCTGGTGGGCTGGCAGCTCAAAACGCGGCGTCATCGTTCACCGTCAGGGCGTGGCTAA
- the yajC gene encoding preprotein translocase subunit YajC gives MSFFISDALATTGGAEQGSPMSLVMMLVAFVLIFYFMILRPQQKRSKEHRDLMSSISKGDEVLTSGGLVGRVTKVAENGYISIALNDTTEVVIKRDFVAAVLPKGTMKAL, from the coding sequence ATGAGCTTTTTTATTTCTGATGCGCTGGCAACAACCGGTGGTGCAGAGCAGGGGAGTCCGATGTCACTGGTGATGATGCTGGTCGCATTCGTTCTGATTTTTTATTTTATGATCCTGCGCCCTCAGCAGAAACGCAGTAAAGAACACCGGGATCTGATGAGTTCTATCAGCAAAGGAGATGAAGTGCTAACCAGTGGCGGTCTGGTCGGACGGGTCACCAAAGTGGCAGAAAACGGGTATATTTCCATCGCCCTGAATGATACTACGGAAGTCGTTATCAAACGTGACTTTGTTGCCGCAGTCTTGCCGAAAGGCACCATGAAGGCGCTGTGA
- a CDS encoding VOC family protein: MNNVINWFEIPVADLDRAIKFYQHVLQITLQRGELNESDMAIFPYQSPATGGALAKIKGIKPGDQGIIIYLHTDDLNAALERVDEAGSRCLWPVHELEEDIGKIALIIDSEGNHIGLHQPK; this comes from the coding sequence ATGAATAATGTCATTAACTGGTTTGAAATTCCGGTAGCCGATTTGGATCGGGCGATAAAATTTTATCAACATGTATTGCAGATAACGCTACAACGAGGTGAGCTCAATGAGTCTGATATGGCCATCTTTCCTTATCAATCACCGGCAACCGGCGGGGCACTGGCGAAAATTAAAGGGATAAAACCCGGTGATCAGGGGATTATTATTTATCTGCATACCGATGATCTGAATGCCGCGCTTGAGCGGGTTGACGAGGCGGGTAGCCGCTGTCTCTGGCCCGTGCATGAACTGGAAGAGGATATCGGTAAAATCGCGTTGATTATCGATAGCGAAGGTAATCATATTGGCCTGCATCAGCCAAAATAA
- the secF gene encoding protein translocase subunit SecF, which produces MAQEYTIEQLNHGRKVYDFMCWDYWAFGISGLLLIAAIVVMGVRGFNWGLDFTGGTVMEITLEKPAEMDKIREALQHAGFHDPQLQNFGSSHDIIVRMPPVPDIKSSEELANRVINVINQATTQNARITKPIEFVGPTVGADLEQSGIMALLSALVCILIYVGLRFEWRLATGVVLALAHDVIITMGLLSLFHIEIDMTIVASLMSVIGYSLNDSIVVSDRIRENFRRIRRGTPYEIFNISLTQTLHRTLITSGTTLVVILMLYLFGGPVLQGFSLTMLIGVSIGTASSIYVASALALKLGMKREHMIPQKVEKEGADQPSMLL; this is translated from the coding sequence GTGGCACAGGAATATACCATTGAACAATTGAATCACGGCCGTAAAGTCTATGACTTTATGTGCTGGGATTACTGGGCTTTCGGCATCTCCGGTTTGTTGCTGATCGCTGCCATCGTGGTGATGGGGGTACGCGGCTTTAACTGGGGGCTGGATTTTACCGGCGGTACCGTCATGGAGATCACCCTGGAAAAACCTGCTGAGATGGACAAAATACGCGAGGCATTGCAACACGCTGGGTTTCACGATCCGCAGTTGCAAAACTTTGGCAGTAGCCACGATATTATCGTCCGTATGCCGCCGGTGCCTGATATCAAAAGCAGTGAGGAGTTAGCTAACCGGGTTATCAACGTCATCAACCAGGCGACGACGCAAAACGCGAGGATAACAAAGCCCATCGAGTTTGTCGGGCCAACCGTCGGGGCGGATCTGGAGCAGAGTGGCATCATGGCACTTCTGAGCGCATTGGTCTGTATCCTGATCTATGTTGGCTTACGCTTTGAATGGCGTCTGGCGACCGGGGTGGTACTGGCTTTGGCACACGATGTGATAATCACGATGGGGCTGCTTTCGTTATTTCATATCGAAATTGACATGACCATTGTCGCCTCCCTGATGTCAGTCATTGGTTACTCACTGAATGATAGCATCGTGGTATCTGACCGTATTCGTGAAAATTTCCGCAGGATCCGTCGTGGTACGCCTTATGAGATCTTCAATATCTCGTTGACTCAGACACTGCATCGTACCTTGATAACTTCCGGTACCACATTAGTGGTGATCCTGATGTTGTATCTTTTTGGCGGCCCGGTCTTACAGGGATTCTCGCTGACGATGCTGATCGGTGTCTCGATCGGTACGGCTTCTTCAATTTATGTCGCCTCAGCCCTCGCGCTGAAGCTGGGAATGAAGCGCGAACATATGATACCGCAAAAAGTCGAGAAAGAAGGGGCTGACCAACCCTCTATGCTACTATAG
- the rdgC gene encoding recombination-associated protein RdgC, with protein sequence MLWFRNLMIYRLNRDTAIRAEEMEKQLAGLAFTPCGSQDRVKIGWVPPAGSHSEVLAHTVNGQIMICAGKEEKILPSPVIKQALEAKIRKLEADQGRKLKKTEKDSLKDEVLHSLLPRAFSRYSQTMMWIDSVNNLIMIDCASAKKAEDVLALLRKTLGSLPVVPLTLEQPVELTLTEWVRSGHAAQGFQLLDEAELQAILEEGGMIRAKKQDLLSDEIAVHIEAGKMVTKLALDWQQRIQLLLCHDGSLKRLKFCDELRDQNQDIAREDVAQRFDADFILMTGELAALINDLITGLGGEAAR encoded by the coding sequence ATGCTGTGGTTCAGAAACTTAATGATTTACCGACTCAATCGCGATACCGCCATACGCGCCGAAGAGATGGAAAAACAGTTAGCCGGACTGGCTTTCACCCCTTGTGGTAGCCAGGATAGGGTGAAGATCGGTTGGGTTCCCCCGGCAGGATCACACAGCGAAGTTTTAGCTCATACGGTTAACGGCCAGATCATGATTTGCGCAGGTAAAGAGGAAAAAATTCTGCCCTCACCGGTGATTAAACAGGCACTGGAAGCCAAAATCCGCAAGCTGGAGGCGGATCAGGGGCGAAAGCTGAAAAAGACAGAAAAAGATTCGCTGAAAGATGAAGTATTACACTCTCTGTTACCGCGTGCTTTTAGCCGTTATAGCCAGACGATGATGTGGATAGACAGCGTTAACAACCTGATTATGATCGATTGCGCCAGTGCTAAAAAAGCCGAAGATGTGCTGGCGCTGTTGCGCAAAACCCTGGGATCGCTACCGGTCGTTCCTTTAACGCTGGAACAGCCTGTTGAATTGACGCTCACCGAATGGGTCCGCAGTGGTCACGCAGCACAAGGATTCCAGCTACTCGATGAGGCCGAACTACAGGCGATACTGGAAGAAGGCGGCATGATCCGGGCAAAAAAACAGGATCTGCTTAGCGATGAAATTGCAGTACATATCGAAGCCGGCAAAATGGTCACTAAACTGGCGCTTGACTGGCAACAACGCATTCAGTTGCTGCTATGCCACGATGGTTCCCTCAAACGGCTCAAATTCTGCGATGAACTGCGCGATCAGAATCAGGACATCGCCCGGGAAGATGTCGCCCAGCGTTTTGATGCCGACTTTATTCTGATGACCGGAGAACTGGCTGCATTAATCAATGACCTGATCACCGGGCTGGGGGGAGAAGCTGCGCGCTAA
- a CDS encoding ACP phosphodiesterase, translating to MNFLAHLHLAHLAGSSLPGNLVADFIRGNPTARYSAEIVAGIFMHRRVDVFTDNLAQVTATKAWFRPLTRRVAPIALDIIWDHFLSRHWDRLSPALTLDQFSRYAETQISACDADFPPAFTRLNAMLWSERWLERYQEKDFIQSVLNGMARRRPRLQALSDCWQDFHTHYDKLEQGFWHFYPQMMALAQQQKL from the coding sequence ATGAATTTTCTCGCTCATTTACATCTCGCCCACCTGGCGGGCAGCTCATTGCCGGGTAATCTGGTCGCCGATTTTATCCGTGGCAATCCCACAGCACGCTATTCTGCTGAGATCGTCGCCGGGATCTTTATGCATCGTCGTGTGGATGTCTTCACCGATAACCTGGCACAAGTCACGGCGACGAAAGCGTGGTTTCGCCCGCTCACACGCCGTGTGGCTCCGATTGCGCTTGACATCATATGGGATCATTTTTTATCGCGCCACTGGGATCGCCTGTCGCCTGCCCTCACGCTGGATCAATTTAGCCGCTATGCCGAAACGCAGATCAGCGCCTGTGACGCTGATTTTCCGCCTGCTTTCACCCGACTGAATGCCATGCTGTGGTCTGAACGCTGGCTGGAACGGTATCAGGAGAAGGACTTTATTCAGTCCGTCCTCAATGGCATGGCCCGGCGTCGGCCACGCCTGCAGGCACTGAGCGATTGCTGGCAGGATTTCCATACTCACTACGATAAACTCGAACAAGGCTTCTGGCATTTCTATCCACAGATGATGGCGCTGGCGCAGCAGCAAAAGCTGTAA
- the nrdR gene encoding transcriptional regulator NrdR gives MYCPFCSAVDTKVIDSRLVSEGSSVRRRRQCLVCHERFTTFEVAELIMPRIVKSNDVREPFNEDKLRGGMLKALEKRPVSADDVEMAISHIQTYLRGTGEREVASKMVGNLVMEQLKKLDKVAYIRFASVYRSFEDIKEFGEEIARLQD, from the coding sequence ATGTATTGCCCTTTCTGTTCCGCTGTCGATACCAAAGTGATTGACTCTCGTCTGGTGAGTGAGGGATCTTCTGTGCGCCGTCGGCGGCAGTGTCTGGTTTGTCATGAACGTTTTACGACGTTTGAAGTGGCAGAACTGATCATGCCACGTATCGTCAAGAGCAATGATGTGCGGGAACCCTTCAATGAAGATAAGTTGCGTGGCGGCATGCTGAAAGCACTGGAAAAACGTCCGGTCAGTGCTGATGATGTAGAAATGGCCATTAGTCATATCCAGACCTATTTACGCGGTACCGGGGAGCGTGAAGTTGCCAGCAAAATGGTGGGGAACCTGGTGATGGAACAGCTGAAAAAGCTCGATAAGGTCGCTTATATTCGCTTTGCTTCCGTGTATCGTAGTTTTGAAGATATTAAAGAATTTGGCGAAGAGATCGCCCGTTTGCAGGATTAA
- the tgt gene encoding tRNA guanosine(34) transglycosylase Tgt, whose amino-acid sequence MKFELETTDGRARRGRLVFERGVVETPAFMPVGTYGTVKGMTPEEVTATGAQIILGNTFHLWLRPGQEVIKQHGDLHDFMQWQGPILTDSGGFQVFSLGEIRKITEQGVHFRNPINGDPIFLDPEKSMEIQFDLGSDIVMSFDECTPYPAEWDYAKRSMEMSLRWARRSRDHFDQLGNPNALFGIIQGSVYEDLRDISVKGLVEIGFDGYAVGGLAVGEPKQEMHRILEHVCPQIPADKPRYLMGVGKPEDLVEGVRRGIDMFDCVMPTRNARNGHLFVTDGVVKIRNARYKSDTAPLDAECDCYTCRHYSRAYLHHLDRCNEILGARLNTIHNLRYYQRLMAGLRKAIEESKLDDFVAEFYQRQGRPVPPMNVD is encoded by the coding sequence ATGAAATTTGAACTGGAAACCACCGATGGCCGCGCACGTCGCGGTCGTCTGGTGTTTGAGCGCGGCGTGGTTGAAACGCCCGCATTTATGCCGGTGGGAACTTACGGTACAGTAAAGGGGATGACGCCAGAAGAAGTCACTGCCACGGGTGCACAAATCATACTGGGTAATACTTTCCATCTCTGGTTACGTCCGGGTCAGGAAGTCATCAAGCAGCATGGCGATTTACACGATTTTATGCAGTGGCAGGGGCCGATTTTGACCGATTCCGGCGGATTTCAGGTGTTCAGCCTTGGCGAAATCCGTAAAATTACCGAACAGGGTGTTCATTTCCGCAATCCGATAAATGGTGATCCGATTTTTCTCGATCCGGAAAAGTCGATGGAGATCCAGTTTGATCTCGGTTCCGATATCGTAATGTCTTTCGACGAATGTACACCCTATCCGGCAGAATGGGATTATGCGAAGCGTTCGATGGAGATGTCTTTGCGTTGGGCGCGCCGCAGTCGTGACCACTTTGATCAGCTGGGGAATCCCAATGCCCTGTTTGGTATTATTCAGGGCAGTGTTTACGAAGATTTACGTGACATCTCAGTGAAAGGGCTGGTGGAGATTGGCTTTGATGGCTACGCTGTCGGTGGCCTGGCGGTGGGCGAGCCGAAACAGGAGATGCACCGTATTCTGGAACATGTTTGCCCGCAGATCCCGGCGGATAAACCCCGCTATCTGATGGGGGTGGGTAAGCCTGAGGATCTGGTTGAGGGGGTACGGCGCGGTATCGATATGTTCGACTGTGTGATGCCGACACGCAATGCGCGCAATGGTCATCTGTTCGTCACCGATGGGGTCGTCAAAATTCGTAACGCCAGATATAAAAGTGACACCGCGCCGCTGGACGCTGAATGTGATTGTTATACCTGCCGCCATTATTCACGCGCTTATTTGCATCATCTCGACCGTTGCAATGAAATACTGGGTGCGCGCCTCAATACCATCCATAACCTGCGTTATTATCAGCGCTTGATGGCGGGTTTACGCAAGGCCATTGAAGAGAGTAAATTAGACGACTTCGTGGCCGAATTTTACCAACGTCAGGGGCGACCTGTGCCACCGATGAACGTTGATTAA